A region from the Cryptosporangium arvum DSM 44712 genome encodes:
- a CDS encoding MBL fold metallo-hydrolase, whose amino-acid sequence MSTSRHDHVGIDDARIEDLGGGLFAYIQPDGSWFINNTGFLVGRDGVTLVDACSTERRTRAFRDAVTTVTDQPMRVLVNTHSHPDHTTGNALFAEAAIVAHEATRDDVKRGFPPLNGIWDPVDTGSLPPAPPFLTYRDGVTLWVDDLRCEVKHVGLPAHTTNDSIVWVPERSVLYAGDLVFAGGTPFLMSGSVAGSIQVLTDVIAPLNATTIVPGHGPVCGPEVITDVLEYLRFVQDTARAAKDAGLSPLDAGRETDLGRFAEWTDRERIVGNLHRAYAELDGAAPGAPLDITQVLTDMVTYNGGRPLTCYA is encoded by the coding sequence GTGAGCACCTCGCGGCACGATCACGTCGGTATCGACGACGCTCGCATCGAGGACCTGGGCGGCGGACTCTTCGCCTACATCCAGCCCGATGGCAGCTGGTTCATCAACAACACCGGCTTCCTCGTCGGCCGGGATGGCGTCACGCTGGTGGACGCCTGTTCCACCGAGCGGCGCACCCGCGCGTTCCGGGACGCGGTCACGACGGTCACCGACCAGCCGATGCGCGTGCTCGTCAACACGCACAGCCACCCCGATCACACCACCGGGAACGCGCTCTTCGCGGAGGCGGCGATCGTCGCGCACGAGGCCACGCGCGACGACGTGAAGCGTGGCTTCCCGCCGCTGAACGGGATCTGGGATCCGGTCGACACCGGGTCGCTGCCGCCCGCTCCGCCCTTCCTCACCTATCGCGACGGCGTCACGCTCTGGGTGGACGACCTGCGCTGCGAGGTGAAGCACGTCGGTCTGCCCGCGCACACCACGAACGACTCGATCGTCTGGGTGCCGGAACGGTCCGTGCTCTACGCCGGGGATCTGGTGTTCGCCGGGGGCACACCGTTCCTGATGTCCGGGTCGGTGGCCGGCTCGATCCAGGTGCTCACCGACGTGATCGCACCACTGAACGCCACCACGATCGTCCCGGGGCACGGGCCGGTGTGCGGACCGGAAGTCATCACCGACGTGCTCGAGTACCTGCGGTTCGTCCAGGACACCGCGCGCGCCGCGAAGGACGCCGGGCTGTCCCCGCTCGACGCCGGGCGCGAGACCGACCTCGGCCGGTTCGCCGAGTGGACCGACCGCGAGCGCATCGTCGGCAACCTCCACCGCGCCTACGCCGAGCTCGACGGCGCTGCGCCGGGCGCGCCCCTGGACATCACCCAGGTGCTCACCGACATGGTCACCTACAACGGGGGCCGACCGCTCACCTGCTACGCCTGA
- a CDS encoding DUF3140 domain-containing protein, producing MATKTSDDQETWREFRGAVNMAPATLEKWLDSDESKSVGAPKGKSGGESVGHDSGRTIVTILRSKKADLTEADYAHMRKVVGYVRRHLAQRPSGDVRETPWRYSLMNWGHDPA from the coding sequence ATGGCGACGAAAACCAGCGACGACCAGGAGACCTGGCGCGAGTTCAGGGGCGCTGTGAACATGGCGCCGGCCACGCTCGAGAAGTGGCTCGACAGTGACGAGTCGAAGTCGGTCGGCGCCCCGAAGGGAAAGTCCGGCGGTGAGTCGGTGGGGCACGACTCGGGCCGCACGATCGTGACGATCCTGCGCTCGAAGAAGGCCGACCTGACCGAGGCCGACTACGCCCACATGCGCAAGGTCGTCGGCTACGTGCGTCGCCACCTGGCGCAACGTCCCTCCGGCGACGTGCGTGAGACCCCGTGGCGCTACTCGCTCATGAACTGGGGCCACGACCCCGCGTGA
- a CDS encoding LacI family DNA-binding transcriptional regulator, protein MANGARSGWGPRPTLDAVAELAGVSRATVSRVVNESSKVGPEVRARVEDAIRTLGYVPNPVARSLVTRRTDAVGLVVGEPSNMVMTDPYLSRLILATSRELGDAGRQPVLLLTGGENDHARIAAYLAGGHVDGAIVLSVHRTDPLLPALRNLPIPVMFGGRPWGDDVTAAGSIDVDQREGARLAVEHLVGLGRRQIATITGSLDQRAAVERLDGYQAVLAEHRDTLGEPDPALIAHGDFTRAGGERAMSELLKRVPSLDAVFAASDLTAAGAIGVLRRAGLRVPEDVAVIGFDDLEEIAAWTEPPLTTVHQPVSAFGRRLVAALLEMLSGGEPVREMLPVRLVTRASA, encoded by the coding sequence GTGGCGAACGGGGCCCGTTCGGGCTGGGGACCGCGTCCGACGCTGGACGCGGTGGCCGAACTCGCGGGTGTGTCCCGGGCGACGGTGTCCCGCGTGGTGAACGAGTCGTCGAAGGTCGGGCCGGAGGTGCGGGCACGGGTCGAGGACGCGATCCGGACGCTCGGCTACGTCCCCAACCCGGTCGCGCGCAGCCTGGTGACCCGGCGCACCGACGCCGTCGGCCTCGTCGTCGGCGAGCCGTCGAACATGGTGATGACCGACCCGTACCTGTCCCGGCTGATCCTCGCGACCAGCCGCGAACTCGGTGACGCCGGGCGTCAGCCGGTGCTGCTGCTCACCGGCGGCGAGAACGACCACGCCCGGATCGCGGCGTACCTGGCCGGGGGCCACGTCGACGGCGCGATCGTGCTGTCGGTGCACCGCACCGACCCGCTGCTGCCCGCTCTGCGCAACCTGCCGATCCCGGTGATGTTCGGCGGACGTCCCTGGGGCGACGACGTCACCGCCGCCGGCTCGATCGACGTCGACCAGCGCGAGGGGGCCCGGCTCGCGGTCGAGCACCTCGTCGGGCTCGGTCGTCGCCAGATCGCGACGATCACCGGCTCGCTCGACCAGCGGGCGGCCGTCGAGCGGCTGGACGGATACCAGGCGGTGCTGGCCGAGCACCGGGACACGCTCGGCGAGCCCGACCCGGCGCTGATCGCGCACGGTGACTTCACCCGGGCCGGCGGCGAGCGGGCGATGAGCGAGCTGCTCAAGCGGGTGCCGTCGCTGGACGCCGTGTTCGCCGCCAGCGACCTGACCGCGGCCGGGGCGATCGGTGTGCTCCGGCGGGCCGGGCTGCGGGTGCCGGAGGACGTGGCGGTGATCGGGTTCGACGACCTGGAGGAGATCGCCGCCTGGACCGAACCGCCGCTGACCACCGTGCACCAGCCGGTGAGCGCGTTCGGCCGCCGGTTGGTCGCGGCGCTGCTCGAGATGCTCTCGGGCGGCGAACCGGTGCGCGAGATGCTGCCGGTGCGGCTGGTCACCCGCGCGTCGGCGTAA
- a CDS encoding lytic polysaccharide monooxygenase auxiliary activity family 9 protein yields MKTLRMASFGALLGVLVALGLPAGVASAHGALTAPVSRTAACGTEGGSSARSAACRAAVAASEPGAAAQWDNLRVADVNGRDRAVIPDGKLCSGGLARYAGLDLPRTDWPTTKVTPGAKFTFRYRTTIPHEGTFRMYVTKPGYQPGKALRWSDLETAPFLSITDPRRADGSYVLPGRLPVGHAGHHLIYTIWQNSSTADTYYSCSDVDFAASIGTSKTDEARPEAPASPVVDAGRAAGAPSAPAAGGSADTASHDTEEHDTEEHAHGDAVDEIDTSPVAAQEPAGLMNSSRWPLIAGIGALLAVIGAIGLVALRFRPRPRHRRG; encoded by the coding sequence GTGAAAACACTCCGGATGGCGTCCTTCGGTGCGCTCCTCGGGGTCCTGGTCGCGCTCGGTCTGCCGGCGGGGGTCGCGTCCGCACACGGAGCGCTCACCGCCCCCGTCTCGCGGACGGCGGCGTGCGGCACCGAGGGCGGCTCGTCGGCTCGATCCGCGGCGTGCCGGGCGGCGGTCGCGGCGAGCGAGCCGGGGGCCGCCGCGCAGTGGGACAACCTGCGGGTGGCCGACGTCAACGGCCGCGACCGCGCGGTGATCCCCGACGGCAAACTCTGCAGCGGCGGGCTCGCCCGGTACGCGGGGCTCGACCTGCCGCGCACCGACTGGCCCACGACGAAGGTGACGCCCGGCGCGAAGTTCACGTTCCGGTACCGCACCACGATTCCGCACGAGGGCACGTTCCGGATGTACGTCACCAAGCCGGGCTACCAGCCGGGCAAGGCGCTGCGGTGGTCGGATCTGGAGACCGCGCCGTTCCTGTCGATCACCGATCCCCGGCGGGCCGACGGTTCCTACGTCCTGCCCGGTCGCCTGCCGGTCGGGCACGCCGGGCACCACCTGATCTACACGATCTGGCAGAACTCCAGCACGGCCGACACCTACTACTCCTGCTCGGACGTCGACTTCGCCGCGTCGATCGGCACGTCGAAGACCGACGAGGCCCGCCCGGAAGCGCCGGCGTCGCCCGTGGTCGACGCGGGGCGCGCCGCCGGAGCACCGAGCGCGCCCGCCGCCGGCGGCTCGGCCGACACCGCCTCCCACGACACCGAGGAACACGACACCGAGGAACACGCGCACGGGGACGCCGTCGACGAGATCGACACCTCCCCCGTCGCGGCGCAGGAACCCGCCGGCCTGATGAACAGCAGCCGCTGGCCGCTGATCGCGGGAATCGGCGCGCTGCTCGCGGTGATCGGAGCCATCGGCCTGGTCGCGCTCCGCTTCCGCCCCCGCCCCCGCCACCGCCGGGGGTAG
- a CDS encoding glutathione S-transferase family protein, which produces MSKDFERAPNHFTDRIGDPAWPLEAGRYRLVVSRACPWASRAVIVRRLLGLETALSMAVTDPIQDEKSWRFTLDPDGRDPVLGIEYLGEAYRAREPSYDGGISVPAIVDVPSGKLVTNDYPEITLNLETEWAPLHRDGAPDLYPEPLRAEIDAVNEDVFRDVNNGVYAAGFATRQRAYERVANRLFERLDALEERLTTRRYLVGDTITEADVRLFVTLVRFDAVYHGHFKCNRRKITEYPALWAYSRDLFQTPGFGDTVNFDHITRHYYEVHRNINPTGIVPIGPELGLWSTAHGREELGGRPFGDGTPPGPVAAGEEVPAVR; this is translated from the coding sequence ATGAGCAAAGACTTCGAACGCGCGCCGAACCATTTCACCGATCGGATCGGGGATCCGGCCTGGCCGCTGGAGGCGGGAAGGTACCGGTTGGTCGTCAGCCGGGCGTGTCCGTGGGCGTCGCGCGCGGTGATCGTGCGGCGGTTGCTGGGGTTGGAGACCGCGTTGTCGATGGCGGTCACGGACCCGATCCAGGACGAGAAGAGCTGGCGTTTCACGCTCGATCCCGACGGCCGCGACCCCGTGCTGGGGATCGAGTACCTGGGGGAGGCGTACCGGGCGCGGGAGCCCTCGTACGACGGCGGGATCAGCGTGCCGGCGATCGTCGACGTCCCGTCCGGGAAGCTGGTGACGAACGACTACCCGGAGATCACGCTCAACCTGGAGACGGAGTGGGCGCCGCTGCACCGGGACGGAGCGCCGGACCTCTACCCGGAGCCGCTGCGGGCCGAGATCGACGCGGTCAACGAGGACGTGTTCCGCGACGTCAACAACGGCGTCTACGCGGCCGGGTTCGCGACCAGGCAGCGGGCCTACGAGCGGGTGGCGAACCGCCTGTTCGAACGGCTCGACGCGCTCGAGGAGCGGTTGACCACTCGTCGGTACCTGGTGGGGGACACGATCACCGAGGCCGACGTCCGGCTGTTCGTGACGCTCGTCCGGTTCGACGCGGTGTACCACGGCCACTTCAAGTGCAACCGGCGCAAGATCACCGAGTACCCGGCCCTGTGGGCCTACAGCCGTGACCTGTTCCAGACGCCCGGCTTCGGCGACACGGTGAACTTCGACCACATCACGCGCCACTACTACGAGGTGCACCGGAACATCAACCCGACCGGGATCGTGCCGATCGGCCCGGAACTCGGTCTCTGGTCGACCGCTCACGGCCGGGAGGAGCTGGGTGGCCGTCCGTTCGGCGACGGAACCCCGCCCGGGCCGGTGGCCGCGGGCGAGGAGGTTCCGGCCGTGAGGTGA
- a CDS encoding DUF6308 family protein, whose amino-acid sequence MTETPDYQFAHHTLDRFVYGDLRQAAVINVGRYFNTDLYPGGRFERLDGGGDRPEVQHQFTASDLTAVRCLGTDIKPVSAIALLETHAGRLSALLRRIPHMPLYEAPLSEINASSSAGTLASMLIGDDFPHLGRMTATKLLARKRPHLLPVYDIVVGRMLGKPQNITHCLHSWFHSDPERAKSLASMRDEIPGVADISLLRVLDAAIWTHGYEDTVEAAS is encoded by the coding sequence GTGACCGAGACGCCCGACTACCAGTTCGCGCACCACACCCTGGACCGGTTCGTCTACGGCGACCTCCGGCAGGCCGCCGTGATCAACGTGGGCCGCTACTTCAACACCGACCTGTACCCGGGTGGGCGGTTCGAGCGGCTCGACGGCGGCGGTGACCGCCCCGAGGTTCAGCACCAGTTCACCGCGTCCGACCTGACCGCCGTGCGCTGCCTCGGCACCGACATCAAGCCGGTGTCGGCGATCGCGCTGCTCGAGACGCACGCCGGCCGGCTGTCCGCGCTGCTGCGCCGGATCCCGCACATGCCGCTCTACGAGGCGCCGCTCTCCGAGATCAACGCGTCCTCGTCGGCCGGAACGCTGGCGAGCATGCTCATCGGCGACGACTTCCCGCACCTCGGGCGGATGACCGCGACGAAGCTGCTGGCCCGGAAGCGGCCGCACCTGCTGCCGGTCTACGACATCGTCGTGGGACGCATGCTGGGCAAGCCGCAGAACATCACCCACTGCCTGCACAGCTGGTTCCACAGCGACCCGGAACGCGCCAAGTCACTGGCCTCGATGCGCGACGAGATCCCCGGCGTCGCCGACATCAGCCTGCTCCGCGTCCTCGACGCCGCCATCTGGACCCACGGCTACGAGGACACCGTGGAGGCGGCCTCCTAG
- a CDS encoding acyl-CoA dehydrogenase translates to MSLLLSRRDLDFLLYEWLDVEALTKRQYFADHSRETFDGALDLAEEVATEHFATHNKQADASEPTFDGERVTMIPEVKRALDVLAGTGLLGAAMPAEVGGGQLPGVVARACFSWFQAANVGTAAYPFLTLGAANLLLAHASSELVERYVPVMLEGRIHGTMCLSEPQAGSSLSDIVTRAAPAADGTYRIVGNKMWISAGEHELGENIVHLVLAKIPGGPPGVKGISLFVVPKFLPDGTRNDVVLAGLNHKMGYRGTTNTMLNFGEAGDGAVGYLVGEQHHGLSYMFHMMNEARVGVGGGATALGYTGYLKSLDYARNRPQGRLVKDPATPQVPIIEHPDVRRMLLAQKSYVEGALALNLYCAKLLDDERTLPDEASRAEAHLLLDVLTPIAKSWPSQWCLEANDLAIQVHGGYGYTREYDVEQHYRDNRLNPIHEGTHGIQGLDLLGRKVVMRGGAGLALLGAVLGETVTRAAAAGGEAAELGTALGATVARIGEVTATLWGSGDPAVALANASIYLEAVGHAVVAWLWLEQFLAAAGHEGAFYEGKRQAARYFYRYELPKTAPQFDLLASLDRTTLDVDPEWF, encoded by the coding sequence ATGTCACTGCTGCTGAGCCGTCGTGACCTGGACTTCCTGCTCTACGAGTGGCTCGACGTCGAGGCGCTGACCAAGCGTCAGTACTTCGCCGACCATTCGCGGGAGACGTTCGACGGTGCGCTCGACCTCGCCGAAGAGGTCGCCACCGAGCACTTCGCGACGCACAACAAGCAGGCCGACGCGTCCGAGCCGACCTTCGACGGCGAACGCGTGACGATGATCCCCGAGGTCAAGCGCGCGCTCGACGTCCTGGCCGGAACCGGGCTGCTCGGCGCCGCGATGCCGGCCGAGGTGGGCGGCGGCCAGCTGCCCGGCGTCGTCGCCCGGGCCTGTTTCTCCTGGTTCCAGGCCGCGAACGTCGGCACCGCGGCCTACCCGTTCCTGACGTTGGGCGCCGCGAACCTGCTGCTCGCGCACGCGTCGTCCGAGCTGGTCGAGCGGTACGTGCCGGTGATGCTCGAAGGCCGGATCCACGGCACGATGTGCCTGTCCGAGCCCCAGGCCGGCTCGTCGCTCTCCGACATCGTGACCCGGGCTGCTCCGGCGGCTGACGGCACGTATCGGATCGTCGGCAACAAGATGTGGATCTCCGCCGGCGAACACGAACTCGGCGAGAACATCGTCCACCTGGTGCTGGCGAAGATCCCCGGCGGCCCGCCCGGCGTCAAGGGCATCTCGCTGTTCGTCGTTCCGAAGTTCCTTCCGGACGGCACGCGCAACGACGTCGTCCTCGCCGGTCTGAACCACAAGATGGGCTACCGCGGCACCACGAACACGATGCTGAACTTCGGCGAGGCCGGCGACGGCGCGGTCGGGTACCTGGTCGGCGAGCAGCACCACGGGCTGTCCTACATGTTCCACATGATGAACGAGGCGCGGGTCGGCGTCGGCGGTGGCGCGACCGCGCTCGGGTACACCGGGTATCTGAAGTCGCTCGACTACGCACGCAACCGCCCGCAGGGACGCCTAGTGAAGGACCCGGCTACGCCGCAGGTGCCGATCATCGAACACCCCGACGTGCGCCGGATGCTGCTCGCGCAGAAGTCGTACGTCGAAGGCGCGCTGGCGCTCAACCTGTACTGCGCCAAGCTTCTCGACGACGAACGCACGCTGCCGGACGAGGCGTCACGCGCCGAGGCCCACCTGTTGCTCGACGTGCTGACGCCGATCGCGAAGAGCTGGCCGTCCCAGTGGTGCCTGGAGGCCAACGACCTGGCGATCCAGGTGCACGGCGGCTACGGCTACACGCGTGAGTACGACGTCGAGCAGCACTACCGCGACAACCGGTTGAACCCGATCCACGAGGGCACGCACGGCATCCAGGGGCTGGACCTGCTCGGCCGGAAGGTCGTGATGCGGGGCGGCGCCGGGCTCGCGCTGCTCGGCGCGGTGCTGGGGGAGACGGTGACGCGGGCCGCCGCGGCCGGCGGTGAGGCGGCGGAGCTCGGCACCGCGCTGGGCGCCACGGTGGCGCGGATCGGCGAGGTCACGGCGACGCTCTGGGGCTCCGGTGACCCCGCGGTCGCGCTCGCCAACGCGTCGATCTACCTGGAGGCGGTCGGGCACGCCGTGGTGGCGTGGCTCTGGCTCGAGCAGTTCCTCGCCGCCGCGGGCCACGAGGGAGCCTTCTACGAGGGCAAACGCCAGGCCGCCCGCTACTTCTACCGCTACGAGCTCCCGAAGACCGCACCCCAGTTCGACCTGCTGGCCTCGCTCGACCGCACGACGCTGGACGTCGACCCGGAGTGGTTCTAG
- a CDS encoding DUF2203 domain-containing protein, which translates to MGLFTVEEARDELTELLPVLDEIVSLRADAAELAAAVQLNGPSTDLGGLPELKAAQARLDELMTTVQETGAELKSLAPLLIDFPSDLDGVPVLLCWLEGDRELSWYHRTDLGFAGRRPLDVTAAEPS; encoded by the coding sequence ATGGGTCTGTTCACGGTGGAAGAAGCTCGCGACGAGCTGACCGAGCTCCTTCCGGTGCTCGACGAGATCGTCTCGCTGCGGGCCGATGCCGCGGAGCTCGCCGCCGCGGTGCAGCTCAACGGCCCGTCGACCGACCTGGGTGGCCTTCCGGAGTTGAAGGCCGCCCAGGCCCGGCTGGACGAGCTGATGACGACCGTGCAGGAGACCGGCGCCGAGCTGAAGAGCCTGGCGCCGCTCCTGATCGACTTCCCCTCCGACCTCGACGGTGTCCCCGTGCTCCTCTGCTGGCTGGAGGGGGACCGGGAACTGTCCTGGTACCACCGCACGGACCTCGGTTTCGCTGGAAGGCGGCCCCTGGATGTCACTGCTGCTGAGCCGTCGTGA
- a CDS encoding acyl-CoA dehydrogenase family protein, producing MRRTVFNEDHEAYRATIRDFIAEEVVPVYPQWEEQGHVPRDFYLRLGELGVFGIEVPEEYGGAGETSFKFSAVTTEELARAGVSFGGSSVHTALCLPYLIAYGNDEQKKRWLPGFASGEIMTAIAMTEPGTGSDLAGMKTTAKLSPDGTHYVLNGAKTFITGGVLADRVLVVCRTAPATKEDRRGGLSILVVDTKSEGYQVGRKLEKIGLRTSDTAELSFTDVKVPVEDLLGEEGKAFSYLTHNLPQERLGIAVGAYAQATAAVSFALEYVKERTVFGQPVAGFQNTKFVLADCQTEVEAAQAVVDRALDAHDAGELSASDAAKAKLFCTDVASRVIDKCLQLHGGYGYMLEYPIARLYADNRVNRIYGGTSEVMRTIIAKSLGL from the coding sequence GTGCGCCGAACCGTATTCAACGAGGACCACGAGGCGTACCGCGCCACGATCCGCGACTTCATCGCGGAAGAGGTCGTTCCGGTCTACCCGCAGTGGGAGGAGCAGGGGCACGTCCCGCGCGACTTCTACCTCCGCCTGGGCGAGCTCGGCGTGTTCGGCATCGAGGTGCCGGAGGAGTACGGCGGCGCCGGCGAGACCAGCTTCAAGTTCTCCGCGGTCACCACCGAGGAGCTGGCCCGGGCCGGCGTCAGCTTCGGCGGTTCCAGCGTGCACACCGCGCTCTGCCTGCCGTACCTGATCGCCTACGGCAACGACGAGCAGAAGAAGCGCTGGCTGCCGGGCTTCGCCAGCGGCGAGATCATGACCGCGATCGCGATGACCGAGCCCGGCACCGGCTCCGACCTGGCCGGCATGAAGACCACCGCGAAGCTCTCCCCGGACGGCACCCACTACGTGCTCAACGGCGCGAAGACGTTCATCACCGGTGGTGTGCTCGCCGACCGCGTGCTCGTCGTCTGCCGCACCGCACCGGCGACGAAGGAGGACCGCCGCGGCGGCCTGAGCATTCTCGTCGTCGACACCAAGTCCGAGGGGTACCAGGTCGGGCGGAAGCTCGAGAAGATCGGGCTGCGTACCTCGGACACGGCTGAGCTCTCGTTCACCGACGTCAAGGTGCCGGTCGAGGACCTGCTCGGCGAGGAGGGCAAGGCGTTCTCGTACCTGACGCACAACCTCCCGCAGGAGCGGCTCGGCATCGCCGTCGGCGCGTACGCGCAGGCCACGGCCGCGGTGTCGTTCGCGCTGGAGTACGTCAAGGAGCGCACGGTGTTCGGCCAGCCGGTCGCCGGCTTCCAGAACACGAAGTTCGTGCTCGCCGACTGCCAGACCGAGGTCGAGGCCGCGCAGGCCGTCGTCGACCGGGCGCTCGACGCCCACGACGCCGGTGAGCTGTCCGCGTCCGACGCGGCCAAGGCGAAGCTGTTCTGCACCGACGTCGCGTCCCGCGTCATCGACAAGTGCCTGCAGTTGCACGGCGGCTACGGCTACATGCTCGAGTACCCGATCGCCCGCCTCTACGCCGACAACCGCGTGAACCGCATCTACGGCGGCACCAGCGAGGTCATGCGCACGATCATCGCGAAGTCGCTCGGACTGTAA
- a CDS encoding TetR/AcrR family transcriptional regulator has protein sequence MTLTTAPLRPPGQKALLAAARWEFAERGYGGASIRDIAQRAAVSLSALYHYYGGKQEMLYALLDEGMDVYEETCAEVLADVGDEPAERLEALVEALIRFRTGPRGSSQLELTEWRSLNPEQHTALRARQAVATDRFRQVIANGVAQGIFLTPEPDDARRMIIAACNAVAQWYQPGGTTPVEVLIERYAGLALTVVEYRPRRYRRS, from the coding sequence GTGACCCTGACCACCGCCCCGCTCCGTCCCCCCGGCCAGAAGGCGCTGCTGGCCGCGGCGAGGTGGGAGTTCGCCGAGCGCGGCTACGGGGGCGCGTCGATCCGGGACATCGCCCAGCGCGCCGCGGTGAGCCTGTCCGCGCTGTACCACTACTACGGCGGCAAGCAGGAGATGCTCTACGCCCTGCTCGACGAGGGCATGGACGTCTACGAGGAGACCTGCGCCGAGGTGCTCGCCGACGTCGGCGACGAGCCCGCCGAGCGGCTGGAGGCGCTGGTCGAGGCGCTGATCCGGTTCCGCACCGGGCCCCGGGGCAGCAGCCAGCTCGAGCTCACCGAGTGGCGCAGCCTCAACCCCGAACAGCACACCGCGCTCCGCGCCCGTCAGGCCGTGGCCACCGACCGGTTCCGACAGGTCATCGCGAACGGCGTCGCACAAGGCATTTTTCTGACGCCCGAGCCCGACGACGCGCGCCGCATGATCATCGCCGCGTGCAACGCGGTCGCGCAGTGGTACCAGCCCGGCGGCACCACCCCGGTGGAGGTGCTCATCGAGCGGTACGCGGGGCTCGCGCTCACCGTGGTGGAGTACCGACCGCGGCGATACCGTCGCTCATGA
- a CDS encoding SDR family NAD(P)-dependent oxidoreductase translates to MSIIVTGAGQGIGRAIVERLTADGEDVVAVDRDAAALDWVPEHARVVADASDEAAMERAASAAVALGPLTGWVNNAAIFRDLSVHSAPAPDVSDAIRRNVDLVVVGSTVAVRRFRAGGHGGAIVNLSSWQARLAVPGSLPYVAAKSAIEGLTRSLAVEYGPDGIRANVVAPGSVETARYREYAAEHPAVEAEMARLHPLGRVAAAAEVAAAVAFLLGPDASFISGVVLPVDGGRTALGHDPEGL, encoded by the coding sequence ATGAGCATCATCGTGACCGGAGCCGGGCAGGGGATCGGCCGCGCGATCGTGGAGCGCCTCACCGCCGACGGCGAGGACGTCGTCGCGGTCGATCGGGACGCCGCCGCGCTGGACTGGGTGCCCGAGCACGCGCGGGTCGTCGCGGACGCGTCCGACGAGGCCGCGATGGAGCGGGCCGCGTCCGCCGCCGTCGCGCTGGGGCCGCTGACCGGATGGGTGAACAACGCGGCGATCTTCCGGGACCTGTCCGTGCACTCCGCACCCGCTCCCGACGTCTCGGACGCGATCCGGCGCAACGTCGATCTCGTCGTGGTGGGCTCGACCGTGGCCGTGCGTCGTTTCCGGGCCGGCGGCCACGGCGGCGCGATCGTCAACCTGTCGTCGTGGCAGGCCCGGCTGGCGGTGCCGGGGTCGCTCCCGTACGTGGCCGCGAAGTCGGCGATCGAGGGGCTGACGCGCTCGCTGGCGGTCGAGTACGGGCCGGACGGGATCCGGGCCAACGTGGTGGCCCCCGGTTCGGTGGAGACCGCGCGGTACCGGGAGTACGCGGCGGAGCACCCCGCCGTCGAGGCCGAGATGGCGCGGCTGCACCCGCTGGGCCGGGTCGCGGCGGCCGCGGAGGTCGCCGCGGCGGTCGCGTTCCTGCTCGGACCCGACGCGAGCTTCATCAGCGGCGTCGTGCTGCCGGTGGACGGCGGACGCACCGCGCTCGGGCACGATCCCGAGGGGCTATGA
- a CDS encoding adenylate kinase family protein, translating into MRKYVIMGVQGSGKGTQAAMLAHDFELVQISVGDMLRWHVQHHTKIGAQVRRIVAAGELVSDELVGSLVRTRLDQHDWNYGFIVDGFPRNRPQAEFFLESYDIDGVIHLELPDDEVRRRVLNRRLCTRCGMDYNLIAHRPQVEGRCDVCGGELMTREDDAEHALESRLRDYHSKTNPVLELFRRKEFVTSIDARPDKVTVQRQIRTELGLPITRGPERNS; encoded by the coding sequence ATGCGCAAGTACGTGATCATGGGGGTGCAGGGCAGCGGGAAGGGCACCCAGGCGGCGATGCTCGCCCATGATTTTGAGCTGGTCCAGATCAGCGTCGGTGACATGCTGCGCTGGCACGTGCAGCACCACACGAAGATCGGCGCCCAGGTGCGCCGGATCGTGGCCGCCGGGGAGCTGGTCAGCGACGAGCTGGTCGGCTCACTCGTGCGGACCCGGCTCGACCAGCACGACTGGAACTACGGCTTCATCGTCGACGGGTTCCCGCGCAATCGTCCGCAGGCCGAGTTCTTCCTGGAGAGCTACGACATCGACGGCGTGATCCACCTCGAGCTCCCCGACGACGAGGTCCGCCGCCGCGTGCTCAACCGGCGGCTCTGCACGCGCTGCGGCATGGACTACAACTTGATCGCCCACCGGCCGCAGGTCGAAGGGCGCTGCGACGTCTGTGGCGGCGAGCTCATGACCCGCGAGGACGACGCCGAGCACGCGCTGGAATCACGGCTGCGCGACTACCACTCGAAGACGAACCCGGTGCTCGAGCTGTTCCGCCGCAAGGAGTTCGTCACCTCGATCGACGCCCGCCCGGACAAGGTGACCGTCCAGCGACAGATCCGCACCGAACTGGGCCTCCCGATCACCCGCGGCCCCGAGCGGAACTCATAG